In Dermacentor silvarum isolate Dsil-2018 chromosome 10, BIME_Dsil_1.4, whole genome shotgun sequence, the genomic stretch GTGGGCCTTCTTATAAGTGCATGGCAATTACGTATACTAAACTAGCTTGGGGAGCGCAATCTTAAAACGAGGAATGCTCAAGCGCCCAGGGTCGAGCAGTTCCGGCTGTGAAGCGAAGCTAACCCGCGTATTCACAATCGACACTAGTCTCGAAACTACACTTCGATTTCACTTAATAGAGTTGCTGCATAGGAAACTTACACATTATCCCTATCACTAAATAAAGTAAAGCGCCGCCTCTCGATTCCAAAAGACAGTGCGCATCGAAAAGGGTGATTCCTACAACAAAGAGAAGCTGGTTTAGTAGCACAATTTGGTCCTGCGAAGCACCCGGTGACCATATAGAACATTTTCTCTTAAACTTTAGGCAAGCGCTCAGGCTGCCGCGAAAAGCTGTCAAGAAAACTGCAGATCCCTGGTGGAAGACTGCTGTTGGAGTAAAAAACTGTAGGGTGCAGGACCAACAGACAGATCTTATCGAAGAAATGACAGTCAGAAAATTAGACGTTTAAAATAATGTGGTAGATGTCGTTTTTTATGAAATTTATTGACACCTATTCATACAGGTGCATCTATGTTTGCTACACCTGGGGTAACACAGATCTCATAGTTATATTGATGCGTTCTTGTATGTTTATTGTTTATTGGGCGTTCTTATATTCCTGTGTACCACGTATTGTGGTGGTCTCCGTGTTTACCTTTTtcttggccttttttttttcttcccttctttCACAGGGACTGCTTTGGGCCTGCGTTCTAGCTTGCGAACTGGGATTGTGAATTGTGGCTCTACTTTCATGACGAGTGAACTATTCGCGGGACTGTTCGCGTTCTTAAGTGTTTTCTCTATCCCTACGGCTTTCGTCCTTTCGGCGCGTTTCTGTTTCTATTACACGTCGAAGCAGAGGAGTAACCACCGCCATTACGAGGCGCCCACATATCCTTGCATCCATTTAATATTATAAATGGATGCAAGGGTAGGCATTCACTTCAGCGCACCCGTATAAATGCTGATACCACCTGGATACAGCATTTTCTGCCAGGGAGGGAGAGAAAGAATGCTGACAaaagcaaggaggttaaccaaaaGTATAGTTCTTGTCAGCAATCCTGCACTGTTGGAGCGCGTAAGGAGCAAAGATGTGAAGAGTCATCCAGTAATCCCAGCGCGGGTGTCAGTGAAGCGCAGGGATCACTTCAGCCGCTAGGCGATGCTGCCATCTACATTTCTGAGTCGAGGTAGACTATCGAGTAAGGAAATGTTTTAAAATACAAGGGTAAAATTGTGCAATTGTTTTATTGACAAATGATATTTCAACATACGGCCTCATCGTTCTGATATAACCGATAACACTTCCGTCCAGCTGCGCATCGTAATCTCTGCGTATACGTCGTCAGCGACAGCGGGTATCGTCATTCGTAAAGGTAAAGCGGTAACGTTTTGTGTCGTGGCAGCTGTTCTAAGAGTAGCGAACCTTATGTACGGAAGAGAGCACAGAAGAAGCTGCTAAATACAGTGGAGTGATTAATGTCGCGGCCCGATTCAAACTCTGtggcttatgttttttttttgctcgctcaCCAACGCTTCGCAGTCTCGTACACGACAGACGACCTGGTGTTCGCGTGGGAGGACGAAGTGCCCCTCGTTGTGGACGAATCCATCGAGCTGCCCCAGCATAACTTGGTCTCAACAACAATGGGAGACTGCACGCAGCTGTACTCGACCGGTATGCTCTCATTCTCGTCAAGCGTCCCGAATCCACTTAGGTTTGGAGCGTTGTCCAAAGACGTACACCCTGCAGTAGATAACGCGCTAATTCGAAGCGACAGCGCATGTGGCATTTTCTTGATAGCACGTGAGTGCATTGATTCATCCTCGAATAGTAAGAAGAACCTGACTATTTGGTCAGACATTTTTGGTTGCTGATGCTTACAGTTAGaggtttttgtttttgttttatgccTTCCAAACATCTCAGTCTTCGCGTGCGAAGTACTCTAGCGATTTCGCACACACGAGGAGAAGAGAACAGATTCTATTGGTTCATACACCACAATATTTTGATACAGGATGATTAAATCTGTGTGTATCAAATCGTATATCGCAACGCTAAGATTTTTTAACAAATGTTGTCGACAGTATCTCACTAAGAGCAATGAAATTTCAAGCAGTCAAGACAACAAAGGGGCACTGTTAGAATGGGACAAGTGACGTCAAAAGAAATAATTTTTACCTTTCGCCAATGACTGTTGTCAAAAGGTCATTGCTAGTACTGATTAGTTGATATGAAGTTCCAGAATGGACTttgcattgtgcatttattgATTAATTTGTTATTTGCCCTGCGGTGTTAGGGGATCGCCACACTGATCTCAATTTACAATGCTTGCACTGTGTCGTACCCCTCGTACTTCCCCCTTTCGCAGGCAACTTCACCTGCATCCAGCTGGTGTTCACGCTCAAGCGACGGCTGGGTTACTACATGTTCCACACGTACATTCCGACCtgcctcatcgtcatcatgtCCTGGATCTCTTTCTGGATCAAGCCCGAGGCTGTGCCGGCCAGGGTCACCCTGTGCGTCACCAGCCTGCTCACGCTGTCCACGCAGCACGCCCAGTCGCAGAAATCCCTTCCGCCGGTGTCCTACATAAAGGCCATCGACATCTTCATGTCGTCCTGTACAGTGTTCGTGTTTGCGTCACTCATGGAGTACGCGCTCGTCAACATCCTGATGGGCGAGACGGAGGGTGACGAAGGGGCTCGTCGCAGGAGCATCCGGAGCGTCGTCATTTCGCCGCGAATACCGGTGAGCGTTATGAACAGAGGTTGAAAGAGCGCAACTGTCTGATGACTAGAGCCAACGCAACGTTTGAGGGAGAGAACTTGTCTTAGTCGGGCAAGCAACTGCTTTTGTTACCTGTGTTTCAGCTGGCGCCCTGAAGAGAACGAGTCTATTTGCCGTAACGTTGGCTCGAGCAAGAGATCCCTTGTTCGCCCACTTTCGATGACTGCGTCTCCGTCTTTTATCTTTTTGTTTATCTTAGTCTTGTAGGGTAAGCGTTGTTGTACTCTGACTGAAGATAGGCACTTATGGAGACATGGTGAGATACTATTGTGCAGTATCGTCTTATGGAAGGGCAAGGTAGCAGCATTGGAGGGGCGAGTGTGCGCCggcttttattattgcgatagcaattatatggacacttcaatcggatttctgccgtcggcgtcgccatcgccgtgaggctccgtatagattccaagggcgataaaatcgtcgccgcgcgccgtatgcacgagcgaaagcgcgcgggggacccGCGCCATCAGGAGGGCGagctcccccgcgcgctatcagggagagcgaacgcacggcggaaagcaaacgcgaccgtcgcgcggtaaggccgtgggggtgtgggagggagggaggcggggcggtgctgtgctccagcaccaaaggcgtatcttgccacccaatctcccacgcgaaagcatgaaCGCGGGCaaacagcgcgggagggagggaggggcagctactcctctgccaacaacgtctcctctgcactttgcccggcggtgctggtcgcccgcaccgtctcttatctccacacggctctgacctttgtatgcgctgtgcattcgccgctcagtttccgttgaagcgatagacagcgcgaacctgcgcttgctgccagcgttttgacagtcgttgtctgcggtcattcagtgtgatctattcatgtttgcttgtgcgcgctgacgccacgattgttaattcagttagtaagcgaatgtgtccaagtttatgcagccgataaaaccactatccctactccgaataactctctactaatttgctatcgcaatcgatgcttcgcctttcgggcgaaactgcaacatttttgtaTAATTGTTTTTAAGGCATTGGTTCTTTTATGGCTTTAATTTTGATAGAGGTTTCACACGAACACTTCCATTCGCGATCGATCTCAATTGAACTCGATGATTTAAAATGCACCGCGTAAGACCCGTATTATATTGATTTTATGTTATCGACCTGCCTAATTCCGCTACGCGGTGCTTTAATCACACCCTTATTGTGCTGTCTTTGTCTTGCAATAGTGTACGCATTTCACTTCAATCCGGCTTGTGAAATCTTCTTTCAGTTTTTTGCTACAGACTTTTGAAATTTTATTGTTGgtacatcattgtgtcaatttcGTGATATTACGGAGGGGGAGATTTTGTTGGCTtgctttgtgatttttttttcttcgatatTCAACGGCTTTCCGTGCACGTTTGCAAAAACTTGAGTAGTTTTACTGGGAACTTCTCACATCACAATGCAACAAAATTTTAATAATATTTCAGCAGACGTTAAGGAACCCGTGGTCTGTAATGAATTAATGTCAATGTTGtcctgttgtttttttttttctcatagcccgaCTGTACCATTTAAACATGAAATCCTGTCCGCCAGTAAGCCCGTCAGACAGCCAACCAATCGTAATTTGACAAAACGCTACACTTGATGTGGCCGCAACACTATTTCAATGAGTGCGTTAGTGATGCCCGAGTTAGAATGTCAAGAATAATGCCTCGCACCGCGACGGTCAGTAAACAATATAACTGAATGCATTCTCATTTGCAGGAGAACAACGCTCTACCCAACGGAACCAAAGTTCCCAAGCCGCCCGAAACGATTGCCGGAGAGTGCCGGCAGAGGGCGATGCTTGTCGACAAGATCAGTCGCATCGTGTTCCCGACATCGTTCGTCCTGTTAAACTGCGTCTATTGGTCCCTGTACATCGACTCCTGAGGAGCGCACTTCAGCGACACACCTGTCGTGGTCGCGCCACTTCACAATGGCATTCATCACTTGACACCAATCAACGATACCCAAGCTGATCTCGGTGCCGTTGGCCCGCGCTGAAATAATGAATGATACCGAAGAACCACTCGCAGGAAATTTCCGCGAGATATCTGCATGCTTGTTAGTAGCTGttttcagcagcagcaacagagcGTATTTCGCCATTCTCTTGTTGATATTTTCCCGCGAACTGTATATAGCAAAGTGAACGCGGTAATCGCCTTATGCTGATGTGGGAGTGTTAAATACGCGTGCCTACAGGACTGAGAAACTTTGTTCCCGGTGCTTGTGGACGACTGGGTGATGGGAGTTTTCGGAGAACGAGAAGACATGTCTTTCTTCTGTATCGCTACTCAGGAAAGAAGCTCTTCGACAGCCAGATTTTCTTGCATCTCTGGGAAGACCAATGTGAAAATGTGCCGGTACGTTCGGTGATTCATTCCTTACTATTCGGCGGCCTACAGCAATGTCAGGGGTACCATTTTAGAATGGTATAAGCTGCACTTACGTTGTACACCGATGTGTTTTGTTGTTAGACGTCGAGTAAGTGCAAAACAACTTGAGCCTCAGACTCACGAAGCAGCATAAAataacatccccccccccccccccagcagtAACCGCATTAAGAAACATGTCTCGTTTTTGAGCAACTTAAGCACATCTATCCTTGGCTCATCATTAAATGACTCCTCAGAGCCAAAACTCATCGAAGATGACGATCACTTGTAATTTATTTCAGTTTTCTGTGTCCTTCGTGTTCGTCTAGAGCTGCGTCTCTTACGTAATCCGGTGCTTTTGTGAATGTACAGCGTTGTCAACACGTCCTTCGTCCTTTAACGCATAGTTAACTGCGCGCTCTGGCTGACCTGTTAATAGTGTGTGAATGTTACTCGTATTGCAAAGAATCAAATGCGATGTTGTTTCACTTAAAAC encodes the following:
- the LOC119466449 gene encoding glycine receptor subunit alpha-3 — its product is MRCMRAALLQCMLCLSVELTRQEPLDFESILPENPAEYDSLDPPKENGKPTVVSFHVTVLSLDSIDEGSMTYVADIFMSQTWRDHRLRLPRNMTAKYRLLPVSWLQRMWRPDTFFKNAKGVTFQEMTIPNHYIWLYADRRILYMVKLTLLLSCAMKFETYPHDTQICSMKIESISYTTDDLVFAWEDEVPLVVDESIELPQHNLVSTTMGDCTQLYSTGNFTCIQLVFTLKRRLGYYMFHTYIPTCLIVIMSWISFWIKPEAVPARVTLCVTSLLTLSTQHAQSQKSLPPVSYIKAIDIFMSSCTVFVFASLMEYALVNILMGETEGDEGARRRSIRSVVISPRIPENNALPNGTKVPKPPETIAGECRQRAMLVDKISRIVFPTSFVLLNCVYWSLYIDS